CGCAGCTTTGCCGCGCCTTCCCGCCCCCTCTTGGGGCAGTGGCATATCGCAGCATTGCTCTCCGCTCACAGTTGCGGGGGCAGTCATGGTTTTGACGTCTTGTTCCGACGCCTTACCATGTTCCCTTTTACCCGGATGGTATTCCCAGCCGGACCAGAATGGCCGGACTTAGGCAAACTGGATTTACTCTGTCAAGAAGGAGTAGACGCCGCCAAGGATGGAGTTTTCAAACAATGCACCGCGCACACCAGCAACAATCGCCTGAAATCAACTGCTAAGTGATGGTTTCAATGCTGCAAACGCAATGCTGTGCCGCATCGACCGCAACCTTTGCGCAGGCGATATTCCACGCTACGGCATGGTTCCCCGTTCCGATCTCCACCGAATCCAATGGCTGGGGTCGTGGCTGTCCCCCCTGCCCCGCATCACGGACAGATTTCCCCTGGCAATGCCCCTGCGGTGGCAACGCGCCTCTTCCGCATCCCGGCGGAGCTATGGCGTTTCCATCTTCGCCCAAGCGTTCCAGTACGAGACCGCGCATGAACGCCCAGATCTTCGCAAAGGTCTGTCGCGGGCACAGGCTCAGTCCGGCGGCCGGTTACAGGCTCCGGTTCAAACACGACGGAAAACCAGCTTGCGCGGCAGTCTATTTCATTGATGCTGCACTGACGGGCAGCTTGCTCGACGCCTTCATTTCTTTCAATGATAGGTTGGACCGAATGCTGGTGACACCGGGTAGCCGCCTCAGAGTGCTGTCGACGAAACCACTGTAATCATCGAGATCACGGGCAACCACGATCAGCAGGAAATCATCCGCGCCGGTCGTGTTGTGGCAAGCCAGGATGTTCGGTGTCGTCTCAACGATGCGCTGAAATTCTGCCGTCGCGGCTTGATCATGCTCGGAACAGCGCAACTGGACGAAGGCCATAACGCCGAGGCCGAGCTTTCGACGGCTCAGATTGGCTTGATAACCTTCGATGATGCCGCTTTCTTCAAGACGTTTGAGCCGCCTCCAACAGGGGGTCTCGCTCATCCCCAGATGCTCGGACAACTTGGCATTGGTCATGCGGCCATCCTCCTGCAACAGGGTCAAGATCTCGGCATTGACGGCGTCGATGTCAGGCATGGGTAGATATCTTTCAATAATGACGATTCCATAGGGAATTCCACTCCAGATTTGCGCAATATGGGGAGGATTGGCAAAGGTATTTCCCTCATCCAGACTATGATCTCGTCCAAAATACTCTTCAGCGAAAGATCCTGCCATGAAAGCCGTCCTTTTCGAAAAATTCCAAAGCGCGCCAAAGCTGGTTACCGTGGACGACCCGACGCCAGAGCCGCATGGCGTTGTCCTCAGGGTTGCGGCCACCGGCGTCTGCCGCAGCGACTGGCATGGCTGGATGGGACACGACAGCGACATCGACTTGCCGCATGTGCCTGGCCACGAGTTAGCTGGCGTCGTCGAGGCCGTTGGGAATGACGTCACAAAATGGAAGGTCGGCGACAGGGTCACCGTGCCATTCATCTGTGGGTGCGGCAGCTGTTCCGAATGCCATTCCGGCAACCAGCAGGTCTGCCTGCAGCAGGAACAGCCGGGTTTTACCCACTGGGGATCCTTTGCGGAATACGTAGGCATTCATCAGGCCGATCTGAACCTTGTCGCCCTACCCGAGACCATGAATTTTGCCACTGCCGCGAGCCTTGGTTGCCGCTTTGCAACCTCATTTCGGGCGGTGGTAGATCAAGGGAAGGTCAGCGCAGGACAATGGGTGGCTGTGCATGGTTGCGGCGGCGTAGGCCTGTCCGCCGTGATGATCGCCTCGGCTTGTGGGGCCAACGTGATCGGCGTGGACCTTGATCCAGCTAAGTTGACGCTGGCGAAGGAGCTTGGCGCCGTGACGGTGCTAAACGGTAGGGAGGCCGACGTGCCGGAGGCCATCCGGGAGATCACCCGCGGAGGTGCCCACGTCTCTCTCGATGCACTTGGTCACCCGTCAACTATGACCAATTCAATCCTCTGCCTGCGGCCGCGGGGCAAGCATGTGCAAGTGGGTCTGATGCTGGGTGAGCACGCGGCACCGACCGTTCCAATGCCAAAGATCGTCGGGCAGGAAATCGAATTGCTTGGTTCACACGGGATGCAGGCACATCGCTACGGCGCGATGCTTGACCTCGTCGCCAGCGGCAAGCTGGATCCGGCACGACTGGTCGGAGAGCAGATCAGCCTTGCCGATGCCCCTCAGGCCTTGATGGAGATGGATAAATTCCGCTCCGTGGGTGCAACTGTCATAACCCGCTTTTGAGCCATGGAGAAAATCGCATTCATCGGAAATGACACCTTGGCCTGCGTTATCGCTGACGGTCAAAGGCGATATGCCAACGGAAAAATCGCCCGGCGCGTGACGCAGCCCAACATGACGCCCCATGTGGCTGAAAAGGTAATGACTGACGACCGAGGCGGCACGATGATGCCCCGTGCGATCACAGCATGCCATAGTCGTACCGTCGAACTGGGAAAGGGTGAATAATGTTTGAGCAGGTGGAAGAATACCCTGTAGATCCAATCATGATCGGGGCAGAGTATTTCGCTCAGGACCCGCGGCAGGACAAGCTGAACTTGACGGTTGGCATCTATCAGGACGCGCAGGGACAGACGCCGGTCTTGAAGGCCGTCAAGCAGGCAGAACAGCGGCTGGTCGAAAGCCAGACCAGCAAGTCCTACCTCGCGCTCACGGGCGATGTGGAGTATTGCGCGGTACTCGGCCACGAGATCATGGGCGACGCCTACAGCAGCGACTGGATCGCGGCGCAAACCTCCGGCGGTGCGGTTGCCCTGCGGGTGATCGCAGATCTTCTGGCTCAAATGCCCAAAAAACCCACGGTCTGGCTGCAATCTCCGACCTACGGCAACTATGTCCCGATTCTCTCCGCGGCGCAGGCGAACTTCCGATCCCTGCCCTATTACGATTCGATCCGCAGCGAGCTCACTTTTGACGAAATGCTCGACGGGCTCAGGGCCGCCAGCCCCGGCGATGTCTTCCTGATGCAAGGCGCCTGTCACAACCCGACCGGAGCGGATATGACATCAGAGCAAATCGCAGCTCTGCTCGACATCCTGGAAGAGCGCGGCATTGTGCCGTGGATCGACCTCGCCTACCTCGGGTTCGCCCGCAGTTTCGATGCAGACTGCGACCTCGCTCGACAAATTGCGAAACGGTTTCCCGAGTGCATTGTCTGCATCACCCTGTCCAAGTCGTTTGGCCTTTATCGTGATCGCGCCGGGGCACTTTTTGTCAAAACACGCACCCTAGATCGCAATCTCGTTAAACGGGCTGTCACCGCAATCGTCCGCTCGGGGGCATCACACGCGCCCGACCATGGCTGCTCTGTTGTTCGCACCATCCTGCAAGACCCCAAGCTCAAGGCGCTCTGGCAGGATGAACTCGAACAGATGCGGGATCGTGTGGCACAGATGCGAGAGACGATCGTCAAAGCGGAACAAGATACCTATGGCACAGGAACCCTCACGTTTCTCGGTCGGCAGAAGGGGATGTTCTCTTTGTTGCCGCTGACCAAATCCCAGGAAGTCGCGCTAACCCGCGACCATGGCATTCACGTCGTACAAGGCGGGCGCATCAATGTCGCACGGCTACGTGATCAGGACGTCCTGTGGCTGGTCCGTGCGGTCCAAAATGTCATGGCTGACTGAAACTCACTAGGAATGGTGTCGATTGTACCACGCCATCTTGGTCTGACGGTCACGCTGTATCTTCCTAGTGGTGCTGGTCGGACGCTTGCCGCGTCAATTGCAGGGACTATCGAAAGCGTGAACAGGACGGGCGCCAAACGGCGCCCGTCCAAAAGCAAGTTATGTTGTTCGCTTATCCCCAGAGGGTGAAGGTATCCCCGCTCAGGTCCCACTCTCCGGGCGACACCAGCACATCTTCCAGCAGGACGCTGCTTTCGTGGCTGGTACCCGCTTCTGCGGTAAGCAGTGTATCTGCTCCGCTCTGCGTGACGCTGACAGACAGGTCGCCAAGGCCCCATCCCTTGATTTCAAGCGTATCGCCGACCTCAAAATCGGTGACGACATCCGAACCGAAGTCGAATGTATCAACCCCGTTGCTGTAGAGATCGAACTGGAAATGATCGGCGCCGGATCCGCCGGTGATCACGTCGTTGCCATCGTCACCGAAGAGCTGATCCGCACCGCTTCCGCCAATCAGGCTGTCATCACCCGATCCGCCGAACAGGAGATCCCCAGACTCGCCCGCAACCAGCGTGTCATTGCCAGCATGGCCATAGAGCTGATCAACACCACCATCGCTGCCGACAATATAGTCATCGGTTGCAACACTATATCTGTCCCCGACGATGGAGAAGCTCCCGTCGAAAGTCCCGTCCTGCGGAAGAAACGAGCTGTGCAGGTGATAGTTCTGCAGCGTCACCGTGCTCTCATAGGAGGTGCCCGCCCCAAGGGTCAGGATCGTGTCGTTGCCCACGTGCTCGAGCGAGATCGTCACGGCAGCATCCGGACCAAAGCTGTTCAGCTGCAGCACATCGCCGTCATTGAACCCCTCGATCACGTCATGGCCGGAGCTGGTGCCTTCGCCGTTTGCGTCCGCAGGCACCACGTCAATGTAGTAGGTATCGGCCCCCTCGCCGCCACGCAGCGTGTCATTGCCCCATTCACCGAAAAGCAGATCCGAGCCGCTTCCGCCAATCAGGCTGTCATCGCCCAATCCGCCGAACAGGAGATCCCCAGATTCGCCTGCAACCAGCGTGTCATTGCCAGCATTGCCATAGAGCTGATCAACACCACCGTCGCTGCCGACAAGATAGTCATCGGTTGCAACACTATAGCTGTCCCCGACGATGGAGAAGCTCCCGTCGAACGTCCCGTCCTGCGGAAGAAACGAGCTGTGCAGGTGATAGTTCTGCAGCGTTACCGTGCTCTCATAGGAGGTGCCCGCCCCAAGGGTCAGGATCGTGTCGTTGCCCACGTGCTCAAGCGAGATCGTCACGGCAGCACCCGGACCAAAGCTGTTCAGCTGCAGCACATCGCCGTCATTGAACCCCTCGATCACATCCTGGCCGGAACTGGTGCCTTCGCCGTTTGCGTCCGCAGGCACCACGTCAATGTAGTAGGTATCGGCCCCCTCGCCGCCACGCAGCGTGTCATTGCCCCATTCACCGAAGAGCAGATCCGAGCCGCTTCCGCCAATCAGGCTGTCATCGCCCAATCCGCCGAACAGGAGATCCCCAGATTCGCCTGCAACCAGCGTGTCATTGCCAGCATTGCCATAGAGCTGATCAACACCACCATCGCTGCCGACAATATAGTCATCGGTTGCAACACTATAGCTGTCCCCGACGATGGAGAAGCTGCCGTCGAACGTCCCGTCCTGCGGCAGAAACGAGCTGTGCAGGTGATAGTTCTGCAGCGTTACCGTGCTCTCATAGGAGGTGCCCGCCCCAAGGGTCAGGATCGTGTCGTTGCCCACGTGCTCAAGCGAGATCGTCACGGCAGCACCCGGACCAAAGCTGTTCAGCTGCAGCACATCGCCGTCATTGAACCCCTCGATCACATCCTGGCCGGAACTGGTGCCTTCGCCGTTTGCGTCCGCAGGCACCACGTCAATGTAGTAGGTATCGGCCCCCTCGCCGCCACGCAGCGTGTCATTGCCCCATTCACCGAAGAGCAGATCCGAGCCGCTTCCGCCAATCAGGCTGTCATCGCCCAATCCGCCGAACAGGAGATCCCCAGATTCGCCCGCAACCAGCGTGTCATTGCCAGCATGGCCATAGAGCTGATCAACACCACCGTCGCTGCCGACAATATAGTCATCGGTTGCAACACTATAGCTGTCCCCGACGATGGAGAAGCTGCCATCGAACGTCCCGTCCTGCGGAAGAAACGAGCTGTGCAGGTGATAGTTCTGCAGCGTCACCGTGCTCTCATAGGAGGTGCCCGCCCCAAGGGTCAGGATCGTGTCGTTGCCCACGTGCTCGAGCGAGATCGTCACGGCAGCACTCGGACCAAAGCTGTTCAGCTGCAGCACATCGCCGTCATTGAACCCCTCGATCACGTCCTGGCCGGAGCTGGAGCCTTCGCCGTTTGCGTCCGCAGGCACCACGTCAATGTAGTAGGTATCGGCCCCCTCGCCGCCACGCAGCGTGTCATTGCCCCATTCACCGAAGAGCAGATCCGAGCCGCTTCCGCCGATCAGGCTGTCATCGCCCGATCCGCCGAACAGGAGATCCCCAGATTCGCCCGCAACCAGCGTGTCATTGCCAGCATGGCCATAGAGCTGATCAACACCACCATCGCTGCCGACAATATAGTCATCGGTTGCAACACTATAGCTGTCCCCGACGATGGAGAAGCTGCCATCGAACGTCCCGTCCTGCGGCAGAAACGAGCTGTGCAGGTGATAGTTCTGCAGCGTTACCGTGCTCTCATAGGAGGTGCCCGCCCCAAGGGTCAGGATCGTGTCGTTGCCCACGTGCTCAAGCGAGATCGTCACGGCAGCACCCGGACCAAAGCTGTTCAGCTGCAGCACATCGCCGTCAGAGAAATCCGTAATGACTTCGGCGCCAAACCCGTCGTAGTCCATACCGTTCCAGAGAAGATCCGCCTGGAAGGTGTCATTCCCGGCTCCGCCCGTCAGCGTATCGTTTCCTCCGGCGCCGTTAAGGGTATCGTCAAACAATGACCCTTGGACTAGGTTGTCACCTTCGTCTCCAAACGCTGTGCCGCCAGCAGAAGGTGCGTTTACGGTGTTGGGTGATGTCATTAGTATCTCCAGAATTTAACATTTTGCAATCCAGGGTTGAACAGCCCAAATATTAACAAATAGTTAAATCCCAAGCGCGTGCGTTAATATTCTCCGTTAGCGCTGCGCTCGATGCGATTAATTAAATGTAAAGTGAGGTTATCTTTGCATTAGGAATGCTCTGGTCAAGACGCGCATTGCGACAGTGTGTAACGCGTTCATTCATGTTGATCGCACAGGCGTTTTGTCTTTCCGCACTTGGTCAATGCAGCGGGATAAGTCAAAGCACTGCGCTTCGGGATGTCATGATCCCACATTGCAATGAGTACTGCCTCCCGCCGTTCTTCCGGTACCGTCAGGTTCGGCCTCCCTCTCGCGGCAATGGCGGGTCGGTAGCCTCCTTTCCCAGCAGGTCTTTCAAAACGACGTTGTCGAGCACTGTGTCTGCCTCATCTAACTGATCCAAATTGACTTTCACGGGCGTCCATCGCATCGCCAGATCCATCGACTTTTCACTTGATGCGTCCTGCGCAAAGCTGACCTTCAAGCCAAACGCACGTGTCCTTGCTCAGTGTCGCTGATCCGAAGGTCCGCTTCCAGAAAACCCAGCATGATCTATTGCGCCTGCAGCAGAACCTTCGCTGAACCTCGCATGCAGGTCGTGGATGGGCGGGCTGACGCAATCCGGCGAAAAAGTCTGCCCGGTTTTATCTGCGATCGGGCAGCCGCGCCGCCGCACGTCCGATCTGCCCCTGCAGCGGACATGCTACGATCTCTCATTAAGAAAAAGCAGCCGTCTTGTCGACAAAACCAATGAAATCGAGCTTCCTGGAAGTATTACAAAAACAACCCTAGGAAGTTCGAAAGCCCGCAGATTGCACGCATGTTCGCACTTCAGGACAAGGCTGCGGAACCGGCATTCCTTTCGAGAAGATCCTGCACCAGAGCATTCGGAAACCGCCGTCGCTGGGTGATGGCGAAAAAGGTTTCCTTGATCCGGGGATGTTCTTTGGCCTCGACAAGCCGACCCGAGGTCAATTCGTCTTTCACGACGATCGGTGCGACCAGCGCCAACCCGATGTTTTCCCGGGCCAGAAGACGCATCATCGCCATATCGTCGACCTCGGCGGCGATCTGCGGCCGCACGGATAACCGGCTGGCCATCGCGTCAAATGCGGTGCGTACGCTGCTGTCGGTGGTTGGTAGGATGAACGGTTGCTCGGCGAGCAAATCGCGGATCGGTCGATCCGGATCAAGCCGCTCGGGCGCGCCGACGATGCTGACCTCCTGCTCTCCGATCTGATGGGTTTCGTAAGGCGTCAGGCTGTCGTCGGGGGGTGGGCGGTTCATCAGCACCAGGTCCAGGTTGAGCGTTCCCAACCCCTCAAGCAGTTCGGTCGGACTGCCCGACCGCAGAATGACCTCGACGTCCAGACGTGACAGGATCGGCCTCAGGAAACCGATCTGAAAGTTGCGCGACAGGGTTGCAAGCGCGCCGACGCGCAGCGCCTTGCGATCCCGCACCGTGCCTTCAAGGGTCGCGACAAGTTCCTGTCCCGTCGAGAAAATTGCATCCGCGTGATCCAGCGCGATCCGCCCAGCTTCGGTCAGGTGCAATTGTCGCCCGCGCCGGTCGAACAGAGCGTGCCCAAGCCGTTCTTCCAATTGCTTGATCTGAACTGACAGAGCGGATTGCGAGAGGTTCAGCCGCTGCGCCGTACGCGTCAGGTTTCCGTCGTGCGCGACGGCCCAAAAGTAGCGGAGATGGTGATAGTTCAACGGCATTCGTTAGATTTTATAGAACGCAAAATGAAAAACAATGAATTTTTACTATCAGGCGGTCTCCCCTAAGCCATTGCGAAAGGTCGCTGACCGCGAATTTCAAAGGAGGCCGATGATGGCTTATCTGTTTTTTCCCCTTCTGAGCCCGCTCGTCCTGCTGGTGGCCGCGTTCTATGCGGCGCGCCATCCCGGGAAACGCCCCGGACGAGTGCCTGCCCTGACCGAGGCCGCTTCATTCGCCGCATTCGCGATGGCGGCCGTGGCTGCAACGCTCCTTGTGGTCAAAGGCTCCGGCACCTCGGCCCTGATCGGGTTATTCGGTGTTGGACTGTCGGTGCGGCTCGATGCGGTGAGCGCGGTGATGCTGGTTCTGGTCAGCTTCATCGGCTGGATCGTGCTGCGCTATTCCAGGACTTACATGGACGGTGAGGATCGGCAAGGCGCCTTCACGGGCTGGATGTCTGCGACATTGGCCGCCGTCCTGCTGCTGGTCATGTCCGGCAATCTCTTTCAGATGTTCGCGGCCTGGACGCTGACCAGCCTGTCGCTAAACCGGTTGCTGCTGTTTTATCCCGAACGCGCTACAGCACAGCGCGCCGCCCGAAAGAAAGCCATCGTCGCACGGTTGAGCGAGGGCGCGTTGGCCGGTGCCGTAATCCTGCTGATCGCTGCAACCGGGACCACTGATATCGAAACGCTTCTTACCAGCGCTGAGGCCGATTGGCTGACTATGGGAGCAGCTCTCCTGCTTGCCCTGTCGGCCGTATTGGCCTCGGCGCAATTCCCGATACACGGATGGCTGACCGAGGTGATGGAGGCGCCCACGCCGGTCTCTGCCCTGCTGCATGCGGGCGTCATCAATGCGGGCGGCTTCCTGTTGATCCGCTTTGCCGACGTGATGCTGCTGGCCCCGGGTGTCATGGCGCTCCTCGTCATGCTCGGAGGGTTCACCGCACTGTTTGGTGGTCTGGTGATGCTGACCCAACCGGCGGTCAAGACCTCGCTGGCCTGGTCGACCATCGCGCAGATGGCTTTCATGATCATGCAATGCGGCCTGGCGCTGTTCCCGCTGGCTCTCCTGCATATCGTGGCGCATTCGCTCTACAAGGCGCATGCCTTCCTCAGTTCCGGTGAGGCAGTGCGCAATGTCGCGGCAATCGCCCGCCCCGGACCAATTGCGGTTCCGAGCGCCCGCAACGTCGTGCAAGCCTTTGTCATTGCCATCGCGATCTATGGTCTGGTTGGCACGGTTATTGGGTTTGACGGCAAGTCGGTTCAGGCCATCGCCCTGGGCGTCATCCTGATCTTCGGTGTCGCCTACTTGCTGGCGCAGGGCTTTGCCGATGCGGCGCCGCGCGCGCTGACGCAGCGCATCGTTGTCTACGCGCTGGTGACGTCGGTGAGCTATTTCGCCCTTCAGGTTATCGCCCAGTCTCTGACCGCTGGCAGCCTGCCTCCGACCCCAAACCCCGGCCCGCTGGAATGGGCTCTGATCCTGCTCGCTCTGATCAGTTTCGGAGTGGTCGCTGTGGCACAGGCGACCTTCCCCCTGTGGGCATCGCACCCGGCCGCAACAGGTCTGCGCGTGCACCTGACCAACGGCCTTTATGCCAATGCAATCTTCGACAAGCTTCTGGACGGATGGTCCAAGCGGTCTGCAGCCTGAAAGGAACCGACCTCATGTTTGCCAAACTCGAGACCTACCCCGCCGCCCTGCTGGAGCTCGTCGCAGAGGCCAACACGACTGCCAAGGCGATCCCGCCGTTGTTCCCTCTATCTGCCAATGTCGCAGTGAACCCGTTTCTGGGTCAGAGCGATGAGCCGCTTGCAGTCACCGCCGCGCGTCTCGCGCGGGTCGGTGGCGCCCGGGCGATCCCACCACGTACGCATTGGGCAGGCAAAATCAACGCGGGCGAAATTTGCGACACAGATCTGAAGGAGGCATTGGCTTCGATCCAAGGCCAGTTCAACGTGCCAAGCCTGCAGGAGCTGAAAGCGTCTCTCAACGATGAGAGCCCCGCGCCCGAAGCCCTTCCTACCGTGGCAGAACTGGCAGCGGATGTCTCCGGCATCGACTGGCCCGGGCTAATTGACAACCGCATCGGCGTTTGGGCCGCCAGTCACTTCGATCAGGGGCAGGCTCTCTGGAAACAGGCAGGCAGCGGCGGCCCCTTCAGGGCTTGGCGCGACTTCGCCTCGCGCGATCTGACGCCCGAGATTCAGGGTCTTACGGGCTTTTGCACTTTTGTTGCTGACACCAACCGTTCGCATTGGCGCGCTATTGGCCGCGCTTCGGAAAGGCTTGGCGTCACCACTGCTGCTGCGCCCACCGCGTTCCACCGCTGGCTGATGACGCTGGGCGGATGGGCGCAATACGGGCGCTATCTGTTGTGGCAGGCGGAGCTGGAAGGCACAGCAGACAGCAGCGTGACCGAACTTCTGGCCATCCGGATGGTCTTCGACGAAGCTCTGTTCGACCTCTACGAAGACCAGATTGCAGCACGTTGGGCAGATGTGGTCGCGGCCCATCAGAGCCCAGTTACTCCGCCCCGGGATCTTGTCATCGATGCAGTGCTGCAGGACGCCGCAGAACGGGCCGAGCAGCGCGTGCTGGCCGACAGGCTGTCCTGCGGGACAGCGCGCAAGGGCGAGGCGCGCCCGGACGTGCAGGCGGCCTTCTGTATCGATGTGCGTTCGGAAGTCTTCCGCCGCGCATTGGAAGCGCAGGATGAAAGCATCGAGACGATCGGCTTTGCCGGTTTCTTTGGCCTGGCCAGCGCCCATAAGGCCGCCGGATCGGATGTGACCGAATTCCGCGGTCCGGTTCTCTTGCAGCCGGGGCTGAATTCACAGGCGGCCGAACCCGAAACGGCCAACCTGAGCCGCCGCTACGGCGCCAGGGCCAAACGCGCCTGGGGCCGCTTCAAGCTGGCCGCAGTGTCCTCCTTCGCCTTTGTCGAGGCATCGGGGCCGCTCTACGCGGGCAAGCTTGTTCGGGATGCTCTCGGTTTCGGCAATAAAACCACGGAAGACCCTGTGCCGGAGATGGACCCCGCGCTCAATCTCGAAACCCGTGTAGGAATGGCAAAATCGGTGCTGACCGCCATGTCTCTCACGGATGAATTTGCGCCGATCGTATTGCTGGTTGGCCACGGCGCCGATGTCACCAACAACCCTCATCAAAGCGCCCTGCAGTGTGGCGCTTGTGGCGGTCACGCCGGGGACGTGAATGCCCGCCTGCTGGCGAGCCTGTTGAATGATCAGGACGTCCGGACCGGGCTGCGTGACAGCGGGATCAATATCCCTTCGGATACGGCATTCCTGCCCGCGCTGCACCATACGACCACCGACAAAGTGACCCTGTTTGAACAGGATCTGCCGCCGGAAACGCCCATTGACCTCACCCAGCTGAAGGCCTGGCTTGCCGCCGCCGGAGCGCTCACCCGGGCGGAGCGTTCCCAGCGCCTGCCGCGCGCCGCAGGCGCAGCGCATGTCGCGCAGCGGGCCCGGGACTGGGCCGAAACCCGCCCCGAATGGGGCCTGGCCGGATGCCGTGCCTTTGTAGCCGCGCCGCGCCACCGCACCGATGGGGCAGACCTGTCCGGGCAGGCTTTCCTGCATAATTACGACTGGCGGCGGGATGATGGCTTTGGCGTGCTTGAATTGATCCTGACGGCGCCCGTCGTGGTCGCCAGTTGGATCAGCCTTCAGTATTACGGTTCAACCGTGGCGCAGGGCTTGTTCGGTGGCGGCAACAAACTGCTCCACAAC
This genomic stretch from Phaeobacter gallaeciensis harbors:
- a CDS encoding aromatic amino acid transaminase; protein product: MFEQVEEYPVDPIMIGAEYFAQDPRQDKLNLTVGIYQDAQGQTPVLKAVKQAEQRLVESQTSKSYLALTGDVEYCAVLGHEIMGDAYSSDWIAAQTSGGAVALRVIADLLAQMPKKPTVWLQSPTYGNYVPILSAAQANFRSLPYYDSIRSELTFDEMLDGLRAASPGDVFLMQGACHNPTGADMTSEQIAALLDILEERGIVPWIDLAYLGFARSFDADCDLARQIAKRFPECIVCITLSKSFGLYRDRAGALFVKTRTLDRNLVKRAVTAIVRSGASHAPDHGCSVVRTILQDPKLKALWQDELEQMRDRVAQMRETIVKAEQDTYGTGTLTFLGRQKGMFSLLPLTKSQEVALTRDHGIHVVQGGRINVARLRDQDVLWLVRAVQNVMAD
- a CDS encoding LysR family transcriptional regulator, coding for MPLNYHHLRYFWAVAHDGNLTRTAQRLNLSQSALSVQIKQLEERLGHALFDRRGRQLHLTEAGRIALDHADAIFSTGQELVATLEGTVRDRKALRVGALATLSRNFQIGFLRPILSRLDVEVILRSGSPTELLEGLGTLNLDLVLMNRPPPDDSLTPYETHQIGEQEVSIVGAPERLDPDRPIRDLLAEQPFILPTTDSSVRTAFDAMASRLSVRPQIAAEVDDMAMMRLLARENIGLALVAPIVVKDELTSGRLVEAKEHPRIKETFFAITQRRRFPNALVQDLLERNAGSAALS
- a CDS encoding beta strand repeat-containing protein is translated as MTSPNTVNAPSAGGTAFGDEGDNLVQGSLFDDTLNGAGGNDTLTGGAGNDTFQADLLWNGMDYDGFGAEVITDFSDGDVLQLNSFGPGAAVTISLEHVGNDTILTLGAGTSYESTVTLQNYHLHSSFLPQDGTFDGSFSIVGDSYSVATDDYIVGSDGGVDQLYGHAGNDTLVAGESGDLLFGGSGDDSLIGGSGSDLLFGEWGNDTLRGGEGADTYYIDVVPADANGEGSSSGQDVIEGFNDGDVLQLNSFGPSAAVTISLEHVGNDTILTLGAGTSYESTVTLQNYHLHSSFLPQDGTFDGSFSIVGDSYSVATDDYIVGSDGGVDQLYGHAGNDTLVAGESGDLLFGGLGDDSLIGGSGSDLLFGEWGNDTLRGGEGADTYYIDVVPADANGEGTSSGQDVIEGFNDGDVLQLNSFGPGAAVTISLEHVGNDTILTLGAGTSYESTVTLQNYHLHSSFLPQDGTFDGSFSIVGDSYSVATDDYIVGSDGGVDQLYGNAGNDTLVAGESGDLLFGGLGDDSLIGGSGSDLLFGEWGNDTLRGGEGADTYYIDVVPADANGEGTSSGQDVIEGFNDGDVLQLNSFGPGAAVTISLEHVGNDTILTLGAGTSYESTVTLQNYHLHSSFLPQDGTFDGSFSIVGDSYSVATDDYLVGSDGGVDQLYGNAGNDTLVAGESGDLLFGGLGDDSLIGGSGSDLLFGEWGNDTLRGGEGADTYYIDVVPADANGEGTSSGHDVIEGFNDGDVLQLNSFGPDAAVTISLEHVGNDTILTLGAGTSYESTVTLQNYHLHSSFLPQDGTFDGSFSIVGDRYSVATDDYIVGSDGGVDQLYGHAGNDTLVAGESGDLLFGGSGDDSLIGGSGADQLFGDDGNDVITGGSGADHFQFDLYSNGVDTFDFGSDVVTDFEVGDTLEIKGWGLGDLSVSVTQSGADTLLTAEAGTSHESSVLLEDVLVSPGEWDLSGDTFTLWG
- a CDS encoding proton-conducting transporter membrane subunit, with the translated sequence MAYLFFPLLSPLVLLVAAFYAARHPGKRPGRVPALTEAASFAAFAMAAVAATLLVVKGSGTSALIGLFGVGLSVRLDAVSAVMLVLVSFIGWIVLRYSRTYMDGEDRQGAFTGWMSATLAAVLLLVMSGNLFQMFAAWTLTSLSLNRLLLFYPERATAQRAARKKAIVARLSEGALAGAVILLIAATGTTDIETLLTSAEADWLTMGAALLLALSAVLASAQFPIHGWLTEVMEAPTPVSALLHAGVINAGGFLLIRFADVMLLAPGVMALLVMLGGFTALFGGLVMLTQPAVKTSLAWSTIAQMAFMIMQCGLALFPLALLHIVAHSLYKAHAFLSSGEAVRNVAAIARPGPIAVPSARNVVQAFVIAIAIYGLVGTVIGFDGKSVQAIALGVILIFGVAYLLAQGFADAAPRALTQRIVVYALVTSVSYFALQVIAQSLTAGSLPPTPNPGPLEWALILLALISFGVVAVAQATFPLWASHPAATGLRVHLTNGLYANAIFDKLLDGWSKRSAA
- a CDS encoding zinc-dependent alcohol dehydrogenase family protein, whose protein sequence is MKAVLFEKFQSAPKLVTVDDPTPEPHGVVLRVAATGVCRSDWHGWMGHDSDIDLPHVPGHELAGVVEAVGNDVTKWKVGDRVTVPFICGCGSCSECHSGNQQVCLQQEQPGFTHWGSFAEYVGIHQADLNLVALPETMNFATAASLGCRFATSFRAVVDQGKVSAGQWVAVHGCGGVGLSAVMIASACGANVIGVDLDPAKLTLAKELGAVTVLNGREADVPEAIREITRGGAHVSLDALGHPSTMTNSILCLRPRGKHVQVGLMLGEHAAPTVPMPKIVGQEIELLGSHGMQAHRYGAMLDLVASGKLDPARLVGEQISLADAPQALMEMDKFRSVGATVITRF
- a CDS encoding Lrp/AsnC family transcriptional regulator, with the translated sequence MAGSFAEEYFGRDHSLDEGNTFANPPHIAQIWSGIPYGIVIIERYLPMPDIDAVNAEILTLLQEDGRMTNAKLSEHLGMSETPCWRRLKRLEESGIIEGYQANLSRRKLGLGVMAFVQLRCSEHDQAATAEFQRIVETTPNILACHNTTGADDFLLIVVARDLDDYSGFVDSTLRRLPGVTSIRSNLSLKEMKASSKLPVSAASMK